From one Rhizobium lentis genomic stretch:
- a CDS encoding FadR/GntR family transcriptional regulator — MRNKLIETRKTGRRTRTSHAQVVDELGKAIVAGTYPVGSILPGDTELAQRFKVSRTVLRETMKTLAAKGMVVAKARVGTRVTEKNLWNMFDSEIIAWHFDNGVTEEFLLQLYDIRLAVEPFAAGLVAERANAEEIETLRALAQEMAASGHTADSLALADLRFHLALAEASHNPFMRTLGSLIEAALVGMFRISTPPSENGFANIADTHMRIVDAIVSGDSAAARRAMEVVILDGRDHVHEAFAAHGSPVVLGPISPAI; from the coding sequence TTGCGCAACAAATTGATCGAGACACGCAAGACAGGGCGCCGAACCCGCACGAGCCACGCGCAGGTGGTCGACGAGCTCGGCAAGGCGATCGTCGCCGGCACCTATCCAGTCGGCTCGATCCTGCCGGGCGATACGGAACTGGCGCAGCGCTTCAAGGTATCGCGCACCGTCCTGCGTGAAACGATGAAGACGCTCGCCGCTAAAGGCATGGTCGTCGCCAAGGCGCGGGTCGGCACACGCGTGACCGAGAAGAACCTCTGGAACATGTTCGACAGCGAGATCATCGCCTGGCACTTCGACAATGGCGTGACGGAAGAGTTCCTGCTGCAGCTCTACGATATTCGCCTCGCCGTCGAACCCTTCGCCGCCGGTCTCGTTGCCGAGCGCGCCAATGCCGAGGAAATCGAGACGCTGCGGGCGCTGGCGCAGGAGATGGCGGCGAGCGGCCATACGGCCGACAGCCTGGCGCTCGCCGACCTGCGCTTCCACCTGGCGCTCGCCGAAGCCTCGCACAATCCTTTCATGCGCACCCTCGGCAGCCTGATCGAAGCAGCCCTGGTCGGCATGTTCCGTATCAGCACGCCTCCCTCCGAAAATGGGTTCGCCAATATCGCCGACACCCATATGCGCATCGTCGATGCCATCGTTTCGGGCGACAGCGCCGCCGCGCGGCGCGCGATGGAAGTCGTCATCCTGGACGGCCGTGATCACGTGCACGAGGCCTTCGCGGCCCACGGCTCTCCGGTTGTCTTGGGGCCGATTTCGCCGGCAATCTGA
- the glmU gene encoding bifunctional UDP-N-acetylglucosamine diphosphorylase/glucosamine-1-phosphate N-acetyltransferase GlmU — protein sequence MERTCLAVILAAGDSTRMKSSKSKVLHSVAGRPMIAHVVDAVASAGISSVALVVGRDAEKVAKAATIDGVGVEAYLQEQRLGTGHAVLAAREAIARGYDDILVTYGDVPLQTDGPLKAARRGLAEGSDVVVIGFHTDRPTGYGRLLVKDGELIAIREEKDATDAERSVTWCNSGLMAINGRKALDLLSRIGNANAKGEFYLTDLVEIARSLGGRVTAVDAPEIEMTGCNNRAELAVIERFWQERRRREMMLSGVTMIAPETVFLSYDTIIGQDALIEPNVVFGPGAVIDSGAVIHAFSHIEGAHVSEGATVGPFARLRPGADLAYGSKVGNFCEVKNGRIGDGAKVNHLTYIGDAVVGAGSNIGAGTITCNYDGVNKSETVIGENAFVGSNSSLVAPVTIGDGAYIASGSVITANVPADALALGRARQEIKPGRATLLRERALAIKAAKKAKG from the coding sequence ATGGAACGTACTTGTCTTGCCGTCATCCTTGCCGCCGGTGACAGCACGCGGATGAAATCCTCGAAATCGAAAGTGCTGCATTCGGTCGCCGGCCGGCCGATGATCGCCCACGTCGTCGATGCGGTCGCCTCCGCCGGCATCTCCTCCGTCGCCCTTGTCGTCGGCCGCGATGCCGAGAAGGTGGCGAAGGCCGCAACGATCGACGGCGTCGGCGTCGAAGCCTACCTGCAGGAGCAGCGCCTCGGCACCGGCCATGCCGTGCTGGCGGCGCGCGAGGCGATCGCCAGAGGCTATGACGATATTCTCGTCACTTATGGCGACGTGCCGCTCCAGACCGACGGACCGCTGAAAGCCGCCCGCCGGGGTCTCGCCGAGGGCAGCGATGTGGTGGTCATCGGCTTTCACACCGACCGCCCGACCGGTTACGGCCGGCTGCTTGTCAAGGACGGCGAACTCATCGCCATCCGCGAGGAGAAGGACGCCACCGATGCCGAGCGTAGCGTCACCTGGTGCAACAGCGGACTGATGGCGATCAACGGCCGCAAGGCGCTCGATCTCCTCTCGCGCATAGGCAATGCCAATGCCAAGGGCGAATTCTATCTCACTGATCTCGTCGAGATCGCCCGCTCGCTCGGCGGCCGCGTCACCGCCGTCGATGCCCCCGAGATCGAGATGACCGGCTGCAACAACCGCGCCGAACTCGCCGTCATCGAACGCTTCTGGCAGGAGCGTCGCCGCCGCGAGATGATGCTATCCGGCGTTACGATGATCGCGCCGGAAACGGTATTTCTCTCCTACGACACCATCATTGGCCAGGATGCTCTGATCGAGCCCAACGTCGTCTTCGGCCCCGGCGCGGTGATCGACAGTGGTGCCGTCATTCATGCCTTCTCGCACATCGAGGGCGCCCATGTTAGCGAAGGCGCGACCGTCGGTCCCTTCGCGCGGTTGCGGCCGGGTGCGGATCTCGCCTATGGTTCGAAGGTCGGCAATTTCTGCGAGGTCAAGAACGGCCGGATCGGCGATGGCGCCAAGGTCAACCATCTCACCTATATCGGCGATGCCGTCGTCGGCGCCGGCAGCAATATCGGTGCGGGCACGATCACCTGCAATTATGACGGTGTCAACAAGAGCGAGACGGTGATCGGCGAAAACGCCTTCGTTGGTTCCAACTCCTCGCTGGTCGCGCCGGTGACGATCGGCGACGGCGCCTACATCGCCTCCGGCAGCGTCATAACAGCCAATGTGCCGGCCGATGCTCTGGCGCTCGGCCGCGCCCGCCAGGAGATCAAGCCGGGTCGCGCGACGCTGCTGCGCGAGCGTGCGCTCGCCATCAAGGCGGCAAAGAAGGCGAAGGGCTGA
- a CDS encoding DUF502 domain-containing protein yields the protein MADNAPRMPVATRLRNNFLAGLIICAPIAITIWLTWTFIHWSDSWVRPYIPARWNPESYLNFAIPGFGLLIAVVLITVVGFLGKNLIGQSIVRFGESVVQRMPLVRTIYRSVKQIFETVLKEQSNSFKKVGLIEYPGPGLWALVFVATDAKGEIASKFNAMGQDMVAVFLPPTPVPTAGFLIFVPREKIVMLDMSPEDAAKFLISGGLVAPEHKPSEPKQKHLPRPKPVAVSKAD from the coding sequence ATGGCCGACAACGCCCCCAGAATGCCGGTCGCGACCCGGCTGAGAAACAATTTTCTCGCAGGTCTGATCATCTGCGCGCCGATCGCGATTACCATCTGGCTGACCTGGACCTTCATCCACTGGTCGGACAGCTGGGTCAGGCCCTATATTCCGGCGCGCTGGAACCCGGAAAGCTATCTCAATTTTGCCATCCCCGGTTTCGGCCTGCTGATTGCTGTCGTCCTGATCACCGTCGTCGGCTTCCTCGGCAAGAACCTCATCGGCCAGAGCATCGTCCGTTTCGGCGAATCGGTCGTCCAGCGTATGCCGCTGGTGCGCACGATTTACAGAAGCGTGAAGCAGATTTTCGAAACCGTGCTGAAGGAGCAGTCGAATTCCTTCAAGAAGGTCGGTCTGATCGAATATCCCGGTCCCGGCCTGTGGGCGCTGGTCTTCGTTGCCACCGACGCCAAGGGCGAGATTGCCTCGAAGTTCAATGCCATGGGTCAGGACATGGTCGCCGTCTTCCTGCCGCCGACGCCCGTGCCGACAGCCGGCTTTCTCATTTTCGTGCCGCGCGAAAAGATTGTCATGCTCGACATGAGCCCGGAAGACGCCGCCAAGTTCTTGATTTCGGGCGGTCTCGTCGCTCCGGAGCATAAACCGTCCGAGCCGAAGCAGAAACATCTGCCGCGGCCGAAGCCGGTGGCGGTTTCAAAAGCAGACTAA
- the yjfF gene encoding galactofuranose ABC transporter, permease protein YjfF, which produces MNSKYLPLLATIVIFVLAYAGCTLQYPNMLSTRVIGNLLTDNAFLGIAAVGMTFVIISGGIDLSIGSIIAFTGVFLAVILQNTSVHPLLAFALVLVITTSFGAVMGAIIHYLEMPAFIVTLAGMFLARGIAFVLSIDSIPINHDYYSTLTSLYWRLPGGGRLTLIGAVMLLVFAAGIFIAHRTRFGTNVYALGGGPQTARLMGVPVGRTTIQIYALSGFLAGLSGIVFSLYTSAGYSLAAVGVELDAIAAVVIGGTLLTGGAGFVAGTLIGILIQGLIQTYITFDGTLSSWWTKILIGLLLFAFILMQKAILFLSSLNKRYA; this is translated from the coding sequence ATGAACTCCAAATACCTGCCGCTGCTTGCGACCATCGTAATCTTCGTGCTCGCCTATGCCGGCTGCACGCTGCAATATCCGAACATGCTGTCGACGCGTGTCATCGGCAATCTTCTGACGGACAACGCATTTCTCGGTATTGCCGCCGTCGGCATGACCTTCGTGATCATCTCCGGCGGCATCGATCTGTCGATCGGTTCGATCATCGCCTTCACCGGGGTCTTCCTTGCGGTGATCCTGCAGAACACCTCGGTCCATCCGCTGCTCGCCTTCGCGCTGGTCCTCGTCATCACTACTTCCTTCGGCGCCGTCATGGGAGCGATCATCCACTATCTCGAAATGCCGGCCTTCATCGTCACGCTTGCCGGCATGTTTCTGGCGCGCGGTATCGCCTTCGTGCTGTCGATCGACAGCATTCCGATCAACCACGACTATTATTCGACGCTGACGAGCCTCTATTGGCGGCTGCCCGGTGGCGGACGGCTGACGCTGATCGGCGCCGTCATGCTTCTGGTCTTTGCCGCCGGCATCTTCATTGCCCACCGTACCCGCTTCGGCACCAATGTTTATGCTCTCGGAGGCGGCCCGCAGACGGCGCGGCTGATGGGGGTGCCGGTTGGCCGGACGACGATCCAGATCTACGCGCTGTCGGGTTTTCTCGCCGGCCTATCCGGAATCGTTTTTTCGCTGTACACCTCTGCCGGATATTCTCTTGCTGCAGTCGGCGTCGAACTCGACGCCATCGCTGCGGTGGTGATTGGGGGGACGCTGCTGACCGGAGGAGCGGGATTCGTGGCCGGCACCTTGATCGGTATTCTGATCCAGGGACTCATTCAGACCTACATCACCTTCGACGGCACGCTGTCGAGCTGGTGGACGAAGATTCTGATTGGCCTGCTGCTGTTTGCATTCATACTGATGCAGAAGGCGATCCTGTTCCTTTCCAGTCTGAACAAGAGGTATGCCTGA
- the glmS gene encoding glutamine--fructose-6-phosphate transaminase (isomerizing) gives MCGIVGIVGNQPVAERLVDALKRLEYRGYDSAGVATIHEGTMDRRRAEGKLFNLEKRLDVEPLPGTVGIAHTRWATHGVPNETNAHPHFVEGVAVVHNGIIENFSELRDELTGEGAIFETQTDTEVVAQLMAKYLREGMEPRVAMLKMLNRVTGAYALAVMLKADPGTIMAARSGPPLAVGYGRGEMFLGSDAIALSPFTNEITYLVDGDCAVITRDGVSVLDFAGKPVKRARQISQATAYVVDKGNHRHFMEKEIYEQPEVISHALSHYVDFAENTIGANAAAIDFKAVSGLAISACGTAYLAGLVGKYWFERYARLPVEIDVASEFRYREMPLSPSQAALFISQSGETADTLASLRYCRDNGLKIGAVVNVRESTIARESDAVFPIMAGPEIGVASTKAFTCQLAVLASLAIGAGKARGTVGAEEERALVRHLAEMPRIMSRVLNLIQPQMESLSRELSKCKDVLYLGRGTSFPLAMEGALKLKEISYIHAEGYAAGELKHGPIALIDENMPVIVIAPYDRFFEKTVSNMQEVAARGGRIIFITDEAGAAASKLPTMATIVLPVVDEIIAPMIFSPPIQLLAYHTAVFMGTDVDQPRNLAKSVTVE, from the coding sequence ATGTGCGGCATTGTCGGGATCGTCGGAAATCAGCCTGTTGCCGAGCGCTTGGTGGATGCGCTGAAGCGTCTAGAATATCGCGGTTATGATTCCGCCGGCGTCGCCACCATCCATGAGGGCACGATGGATCGCCGCCGCGCCGAGGGAAAGCTTTTCAACCTGGAAAAGCGTCTCGACGTCGAACCGTTGCCCGGCACCGTCGGCATCGCCCATACGCGCTGGGCAACGCACGGGGTACCCAATGAGACCAACGCTCATCCGCATTTCGTCGAAGGCGTGGCGGTCGTCCATAACGGAATTATCGAGAATTTCTCCGAGCTTCGCGACGAACTGACTGGGGAGGGTGCGATCTTCGAAACCCAGACAGATACCGAAGTCGTCGCCCAGCTGATGGCGAAATACCTGCGTGAGGGCATGGAGCCGCGCGTCGCCATGCTCAAGATGCTGAACCGTGTGACGGGCGCCTATGCGCTTGCCGTCATGCTCAAGGCAGATCCCGGCACGATCATGGCTGCCCGTTCCGGACCGCCGCTTGCCGTCGGTTATGGCCGCGGCGAGATGTTCCTCGGCTCGGATGCGATTGCGCTGTCGCCCTTCACCAACGAAATCACCTACCTGGTCGACGGCGATTGCGCAGTCATCACCCGGGACGGTGTGTCCGTGCTCGATTTTGCCGGCAAGCCGGTCAAGCGCGCCCGTCAGATCTCGCAGGCGACCGCCTATGTCGTCGACAAGGGCAACCATCGCCATTTCATGGAAAAGGAAATTTACGAGCAGCCGGAGGTCATCTCCCATGCGCTCAGCCATTATGTCGATTTCGCGGAAAACACGATCGGCGCCAATGCCGCCGCGATCGATTTCAAGGCAGTAAGCGGCCTTGCGATCTCAGCCTGCGGCACTGCCTATCTCGCCGGCCTCGTCGGCAAGTACTGGTTCGAGCGTTATGCCCGCCTGCCTGTTGAAATCGACGTCGCCTCCGAATTCCGCTACCGCGAAATGCCGCTGTCGCCCTCGCAGGCCGCACTCTTCATCTCCCAATCCGGCGAAACCGCCGATACGCTGGCGTCCCTTCGCTACTGCCGCGACAACGGGTTGAAGATCGGCGCCGTCGTCAATGTCCGCGAATCGACGATTGCCCGTGAATCCGATGCCGTCTTCCCGATCATGGCCGGTCCCGAGATTGGCGTTGCCTCGACGAAAGCCTTTACCTGTCAGCTTGCCGTCTTGGCGTCGCTGGCAATTGGCGCCGGCAAGGCGCGCGGCACAGTCGGCGCAGAAGAGGAGAGGGCGCTGGTGCGCCATCTCGCCGAAATGCCGCGGATCATGAGCCGGGTGCTGAACCTCATTCAGCCGCAGATGGAAAGCCTGTCGCGCGAATTGTCGAAGTGCAAGGACGTGCTCTATCTCGGCCGCGGCACCAGCTTTCCGCTCGCCATGGAAGGCGCGCTGAAGCTCAAGGAAATTTCCTATATCCACGCCGAAGGATATGCTGCTGGTGAATTGAAGCACGGGCCGATCGCGCTGATCGACGAGAACATGCCAGTCATCGTCATCGCCCCTTACGACCGCTTCTTCGAAAAGACGGTCTCGAACATGCAGGAGGTCGCAGCCCGCGGCGGCCGCATCATTTTCATCACCGATGAAGCGGGTGCTGCGGCCTCGAAACTGCCGACCATGGCGACGATCGTCCTGCCGGTGGTCGACGAAATCATCGCGCCGATGATCTTTTCGCCGCCGATCCAGCTGCTCGCCTATCACACTGCCGTTTTCATGGGCACCGACGTCGATCAGCCGCGCAACCTGGCGAAATCCGTGACCGTGGAATAA
- the recG gene encoding ATP-dependent DNA helicase RecG translates to MRPAILDPLFSPVSGLPGVGPKIAELLVKLLGRETTEDCRVIDLLFHAPFSLIDRRNQPGIALAPQGAIVTITARVDRHQVPPRGKSNVPYRVFLHDETGELTLVFFRGQAAWLEKQLPVDAEVTVSGKVDWFNGRASMVHPDYIVRAEEAESLPLVEPIYPLTAGLSPKTLRKIIDAALPRFPELPEWIDSALTQRQGLPSIRDGFHMLHEPRDLADIDPQAPARRRLAYDEFLAGQLSLSLVRQRLRKVAGQPVHATGSVSSMILKTVPFSLTSSQNEAIADILKDMAGAERMLRLLQGDVGSGKTLVALMAMAAVIESGGQAVLMAPTEILARQHHATISKFAASAGLGIEVLTGRTKGREREEILERIASGAAQIIIGTHALFQESVSYANLMLAVVDEQHRFGVHQRLRLTAKGISPHMLVMTATPIPRTLVLAAFGDMDVSKLTEKPAGRKPIQTITVPMERTAEIVGRLQSAIAEGRKAYWICPLVEESEELDLMSAEERHATLVSALGPDIGLIHGRMNGAEKDAAMMAFKNGETRLLVATTVVEVGVDVPDATIMVIEHAERFGLAQLHQLRGRVGRGDEASTCILLYKGPLGETGHARLSIMRETEDGFRIAEEDLKLRGEGELLGTRQSGTPGFRIASLEAHADLLEIARKDAAYLIERDPELTSERGQAVRTLLYLFRRDEAIRFLRAG, encoded by the coding sequence ATGCGCCCCGCCATTCTCGATCCGCTGTTTTCTCCCGTTTCGGGCCTTCCGGGCGTCGGCCCGAAGATCGCTGAATTGCTCGTCAAGCTGCTCGGACGCGAGACGACGGAGGATTGCCGGGTCATCGACCTCTTGTTCCACGCGCCGTTCTCGCTGATCGACCGGCGCAACCAGCCGGGAATAGCCCTGGCACCACAGGGCGCGATCGTGACGATCACCGCACGCGTCGACCGCCATCAGGTGCCGCCGCGCGGCAAAAGCAATGTTCCCTACCGCGTCTTCCTGCATGACGAGACCGGCGAGTTGACGCTGGTGTTCTTCCGTGGGCAGGCGGCATGGCTGGAAAAGCAACTGCCTGTAGACGCCGAGGTGACGGTCAGCGGCAAGGTCGACTGGTTCAACGGCCGCGCCTCGATGGTTCATCCCGACTATATCGTCAGGGCCGAGGAGGCGGAGAGCCTTCCGCTCGTCGAGCCGATCTATCCGCTGACGGCGGGGCTCTCCCCGAAAACGCTGCGCAAGATCATCGACGCCGCCCTGCCACGCTTTCCCGAACTGCCGGAATGGATCGACTCCGCGCTGACGCAGCGACAGGGCCTTCCGTCGATCCGCGACGGTTTTCATATGCTGCACGAGCCGCGCGATCTCGCCGATATCGACCCGCAAGCCCCTGCCCGCCGGCGGCTCGCCTATGACGAATTTCTGGCCGGTCAGCTGTCGCTCAGCCTGGTGCGCCAGAGGCTGCGCAAAGTGGCGGGTCAGCCGGTACATGCGACCGGCTCCGTCAGCAGCATGATCCTGAAGACGGTGCCCTTCTCGCTCACGTCAAGCCAAAACGAGGCGATCGCCGACATTCTGAAAGACATGGCCGGAGCCGAGCGGATGCTGCGGCTGCTGCAGGGCGATGTCGGCTCCGGCAAGACTCTGGTGGCGCTGATGGCGATGGCGGCGGTGATCGAGAGCGGTGGCCAGGCTGTGCTGATGGCGCCGACCGAAATCCTCGCCCGTCAGCACCACGCGACGATCTCGAAATTCGCCGCCTCCGCCGGGCTCGGCATCGAGGTGCTGACAGGGCGCACCAAGGGACGCGAGCGTGAGGAAATCCTCGAGCGCATCGCCTCCGGCGCCGCACAGATCATCATCGGCACACATGCGCTGTTCCAGGAGAGCGTCAGCTACGCCAATCTGATGCTTGCCGTCGTCGACGAGCAGCACCGTTTCGGCGTGCACCAGCGCCTGCGGCTGACCGCCAAAGGCATCTCGCCGCATATGCTCGTCATGACGGCGACGCCGATCCCCCGGACCCTGGTGCTGGCCGCCTTCGGCGATATGGATGTTTCCAAGCTGACCGAGAAACCGGCCGGCCGGAAGCCCATCCAGACGATCACCGTGCCGATGGAACGGACCGCCGAGATCGTCGGGCGGCTGCAGAGCGCGATCGCCGAGGGCAGGAAAGCCTACTGGATCTGCCCGTTGGTCGAAGAATCCGAGGAGCTCGACCTGATGTCGGCCGAAGAGCGGCATGCGACGCTCGTCTCCGCGCTCGGCCCGGATATCGGCCTGATCCACGGTCGCATGAACGGCGCGGAAAAGGATGCGGCAATGATGGCCTTCAAGAACGGCGAGACCCGACTTCTGGTCGCCACGACTGTCGTCGAAGTGGGCGTCGACGTGCCGGATGCGACAATCATGGTGATTGAACACGCCGAACGCTTCGGTCTGGCGCAGCTGCATCAGCTGCGCGGCCGTGTCGGGCGCGGCGACGAGGCCTCGACCTGCATCCTGCTCTACAAGGGACCGCTCGGCGAGACCGGTCACGCGAGGCTTTCGATCATGCGGGAGACGGAGGATGGTTTCCGAATCGCCGAGGAAGATCTGAAGCTGCGCGGCGAAGGCGAGTTGCTCGGCACGCGGCAATCCGGCACGCCGGGGTTCCGCATCGCCAGCCTCGAGGCGCATGCCGATCTGCTCGAGATCGCCCGCAAGGACGCTGCCTATCTGATCGAGCGCGATCCGGAATTGACCAGCGAAAGAGGACAGGCGGTCCGCACTCTGCTCTATCTCTTCCGCCGCGACGAGGCGATCCGCTTCCTGAGAGCAGGTTAG
- a CDS encoding succinate dehydrogenase assembly factor 2, with translation MTGVTLTSAGLDPRRRRILFRCWHRGIREMDLVFGQFAEAELATLSEAELDELETIMAEEDNDLVRWVMGTWPVPERFQTPMFARIAAYKPDFDKPLRTPE, from the coding sequence ATGACAGGTGTCACGCTCACGAGTGCCGGTCTCGACCCGCGCCGCCGCCGGATCCTTTTCCGCTGCTGGCACCGCGGCATCCGCGAGATGGATCTGGTTTTCGGTCAATTCGCCGAAGCCGAGCTCGCGACGCTTTCGGAAGCCGAACTCGACGAGCTCGAGACGATCATGGCGGAAGAGGACAATGATCTCGTCCGCTGGGTCATGGGAACCTGGCCGGTGCCCGAGCGTTTCCAGACACCGATGTTTGCCCGCATCGCCGCCTACAAGCCCGATTTCGACAAGCCCCTCAGGACGCCGGAATGA